Proteins encoded in a region of the Elizabethkingia bruuniana genome:
- a CDS encoding cold-shock protein — MQQGTVKFFNEAKGFGFITPNDGGEDIFVHSTGLISNNIRENDSVVYEVERGKKGLNAVNVKLA, encoded by the coding sequence ATGCAACAAGGCACCGTAAAATTTTTCAATGAAGCAAAAGGCTTCGGATTTATTACTCCCAACGATGGAGGAGAAGACATTTTCGTACATTCTACAGGTTTAATATCAAATAATATTCGTGAAAACGATTCTGTTGTATATGAAGTAGAACGTGGGAAAAAAGGTTTAAATGCTGTCAATGTAAAATTGGCATAA
- a CDS encoding MaoC family dehydratase, with product MITINNFEEYKSLEGVMVGNSSWHIIDQKQINQFADATLDHQWIHVDPNKAECEGPYKSTIAHGYLTLSLIPYLWKQIAEVKNVNMEINYGIENLRFGLPVKVNSEVSLQATIKSVNNLRGTIKVTIEAKLLIKGESKPAYTGDVIFLYHFK from the coding sequence ATGATTACAATCAACAATTTTGAAGAATATAAATCGCTGGAAGGTGTCATGGTGGGCAACTCTTCCTGGCATATCATAGATCAGAAACAGATCAATCAGTTCGCAGATGCAACATTGGATCATCAGTGGATTCATGTTGATCCAAATAAGGCAGAATGTGAAGGTCCTTATAAGTCAACAATTGCGCATGGCTATTTAACCTTATCCCTTATTCCTTACCTGTGGAAGCAGATCGCAGAAGTAAAGAATGTCAATATGGAGATTAATTACGGGATAGAAAACCTAAGATTTGGGCTTCCGGTAAAAGTTAATTCTGAAGTTTCTTTGCAGGCAACTATAAAATCGGTTAACAATCTTAGAGGAACGATCAAAGTGACTATCGAAGCTAAGCTTCTCATTAAAGGAGAGTCTAAACCAGCTTATACAGGAGATGTGATTTTTCTCTACCATTTTAAATAA
- a CDS encoding energy transducer TonB, which translates to MKKILLFILPVYLSFAQEKENKIITQGYPIDQQYYIGGEVQFYKELHQVLIDKKLKPCDNKNELYTAWIIINPDASIIIPKEQDVKDINEIRCTYNLVRDSFKYLNNWKPATVEGKSITANTYIAIFPDALFDNYKEGYNLDDYISAPEYTDGMNVFRERFVKVASFDRFRVKNIKRIVIDFSVSDKGEIEEIQPDKSSGNRKFDEMLINSIKKIGGTWTPGTIHGVPVNSRFRFPINLNYTD; encoded by the coding sequence ATGAAAAAAATATTATTATTTATTTTACCTGTATACCTATCATTTGCTCAAGAGAAGGAAAATAAAATCATAACCCAAGGCTACCCAATAGATCAACAATATTATATTGGTGGTGAAGTACAATTCTATAAAGAATTGCATCAAGTTTTAATAGATAAAAAACTAAAGCCGTGTGACAATAAAAATGAATTGTACACAGCTTGGATCATAATTAATCCAGATGCTTCTATTATAATTCCAAAAGAGCAAGATGTCAAGGATATTAATGAAATAAGATGTACCTATAATTTGGTTAGAGATAGTTTCAAATATCTAAATAATTGGAAACCTGCGACTGTAGAAGGGAAGAGTATTACTGCTAATACATATATAGCTATTTTCCCTGATGCCCTCTTTGACAATTATAAAGAAGGTTATAACTTGGATGACTACATTTCTGCTCCTGAATATACTGATGGAATGAATGTTTTTCGTGAAAGATTTGTTAAGGTTGCTAGCTTTGATCGTTTCAGAGTTAAAAATATAAAAAGGATTGTAATAGATTTTAGTGTATCTGATAAAGGTGAAATTGAAGAAATTCAACCTGATAAAAGTAGTGGCAATAGAAAATTCGACGAAATGCTTATTAACAGTATTAAAAAGATAGGAGGCACGTGGACTCCAGGAACGATTCATGGTGTTCCCGTTAATAGCCGTTTTAGATTTCCCATAAATTTAAATTATACAGATTAA
- a CDS encoding serine hydrolase encodes MSLKEISENIGMKGHSALISLMYRVGLIFILIYSTPAFTQNLSQQVDSFLKAKMKYSRIPGMQVAIIKNGKIIKLAAYGTANIPFNIPVTVNTLFPINSMTKCFTGTALVKLIENGQIKLDDYASVYLSNLPEPWHKITIKQLLTHTSGLPDIVDGDTGKMIVPGEDTIALEKVKTLPIRFAPGEKSEYNQTNYVLLGQIIEKLSKKPFTSFVTEQEFVPANMQQTNFGDSFDVIKNMTESYSYKFNRNGLWKRSSQLTRVFEEFSILTRPAAGINSTAKELADWLIHLTEGKFIDQKSLKIMWTPSLHNNGTTAPRGLGWSVSLRKQHPFVYGSGGMRSAMYYYPEDKIGFIILTNLRGANPEKLIEQLAGFYIPELHPYTGTGLPPALGLLHTELLKTKYTKSKEIYKKLQLKDSQFNLSEASLNDWGYTLLHIGYMKQAIEIFSLNTQLYPSSGNTYDSLAEAYESSGNKLMALKNYRRSLEYSPENTNAKEQIKLLDKQIKHH; translated from the coding sequence ATGTCTTTAAAAGAAATATCTGAAAATATTGGTATGAAAGGCCATTCAGCCCTCATATCACTCATGTATCGAGTTGGGCTTATTTTTATATTGATATATAGCACACCTGCTTTCACACAGAATCTCTCTCAACAAGTAGATTCTTTTCTTAAGGCAAAAATGAAATACAGCAGAATTCCGGGAATGCAAGTTGCCATTATTAAAAATGGAAAAATAATAAAACTCGCAGCATATGGAACAGCCAATATTCCGTTCAATATCCCTGTAACAGTCAACACTCTTTTTCCAATTAATTCGATGACAAAATGTTTCACAGGCACTGCACTTGTGAAGCTCATAGAAAACGGACAGATAAAACTCGATGACTATGCTTCAGTTTATCTTAGCAATCTTCCGGAACCCTGGCATAAGATAACAATCAAACAATTGCTTACCCATACTTCCGGTCTTCCAGATATTGTAGACGGAGATACAGGAAAAATGATTGTTCCCGGAGAGGATACCATTGCTTTAGAAAAGGTAAAAACCTTACCCATTCGCTTTGCTCCGGGAGAAAAATCAGAATACAACCAAACCAATTATGTACTCCTTGGTCAGATCATTGAAAAACTATCAAAAAAGCCTTTTACCTCCTTTGTAACAGAGCAGGAATTTGTCCCCGCTAATATGCAGCAAACGAATTTTGGAGATTCCTTCGATGTAATAAAAAACATGACTGAATCTTACTCTTATAAATTCAACCGAAACGGTCTTTGGAAACGCAGCAGCCAGCTTACCAGGGTTTTTGAAGAATTTTCAATACTCACTCGCCCTGCAGCAGGTATTAATAGTACAGCCAAAGAGTTGGCTGATTGGCTGATTCATCTTACTGAAGGAAAATTTATCGATCAGAAATCTTTGAAAATAATGTGGACTCCGTCCTTACATAATAACGGAACTACTGCACCCAGAGGATTAGGATGGTCCGTATCACTGCGAAAGCAGCATCCTTTTGTTTACGGAAGTGGTGGAATGCGTTCAGCCATGTATTATTATCCCGAAGACAAGATTGGTTTTATTATTTTAACCAATTTAAGAGGTGCTAATCCTGAAAAACTCATTGAGCAGCTGGCAGGATTTTATATTCCTGAATTACATCCTTATACAGGAACAGGTTTACCTCCTGCGCTTGGGCTTCTGCATACAGAGCTGCTAAAAACAAAGTATACAAAGTCTAAAGAAATTTATAAAAAACTCCAGCTGAAAGATAGTCAATTTAACCTTTCAGAAGCTTCTTTGAATGATTGGGGTTATACCTTGTTACACATTGGATATATGAAGCAGGCAATTGAAATTTTCAGTCTAAATACACAACTATATCCAAGTTCCGGTAATACTTACGACAGTCTTGCAGAAGCTTATGAAAGCTCAGGTAATAAATTAATGGCTCTTAAAAACTACCGACGCTCATTGGAATACTCTCCTGAGAATACCAATGCAAAAGAACAAATCAAATTATTGGATAAACAAATAAAACACCATTAA
- a CDS encoding helix-turn-helix domain-containing protein: MSIKDRYISLRDEKGVTNYVVSDNTGIQSSSLGRLEKGQVKHPSEKTIAALAKFFDVNEDWLRTGNGEKRDDMKKSDLYKIVYAATMDALRDFNKDRIKDKTK, encoded by the coding sequence ATGTCAATAAAAGATCGTTACATATCGCTTAGAGATGAGAAAGGAGTAACAAATTATGTTGTTTCAGACAATACTGGAATTCAATCTTCTTCTTTGGGGAGATTAGAAAAAGGACAAGTGAAGCATCCGAGTGAAAAAACAATTGCTGCTTTAGCGAAATTCTTTGATGTAAATGAAGACTGGTTAAGAACTGGAAATGGAGAGAAAAGAGATGATATGAAAAAATCTGATCTTTATAAAATTGTCTACGCAGCAACTATGGATGCTTTAAGAGACTTTAATAAAGATAGGATAAAGGATAAAACTAAATAA
- a CDS encoding energy transducer TonB, producing the protein MKKILILFIIISGLTFAQSGTEQKNHSIETYTDEISKLYKRLDNELKPFDDTAKYGLGILKYDATGDKYSTGATIRVYNPLKKTIKYVWFTIAGVNSVGDLVNSNEGFYKTVKGIGPVGYQKTGEWSFDYVWLTGVVVIIKIQSIRIQYMDNTIKVIKYNPNMYVDEYRAFSALATLNEIKALEEKSNGKVIDVNDTDVYDSVDQQAEFAGGLEKFRNLFNNNFDNSSVIKNEGTFKTTVTFIIERDGSISDVKASGPDYDFNRESERTIKSIHGKWSPAKINGYPVRSRFRFPVTINI; encoded by the coding sequence ATGAAAAAAATACTAATCCTTTTTATCATTATTTCAGGACTTACTTTTGCACAATCAGGTACAGAACAAAAAAATCATAGCATAGAAACATATACTGATGAAATTTCAAAACTATATAAGCGTTTAGATAATGAACTTAAACCTTTTGATGATACGGCAAAATATGGTTTAGGAATTTTGAAATATGATGCAACAGGAGATAAATATTCAACAGGAGCAACCATCAGAGTTTATAACCCTTTAAAAAAAACAATAAAATACGTCTGGTTTACAATAGCTGGAGTCAATTCAGTGGGAGACTTAGTTAATTCAAATGAAGGTTTTTATAAGACAGTAAAAGGTATTGGTCCCGTAGGATATCAAAAAACAGGAGAATGGTCATTTGATTATGTTTGGTTAACAGGTGTCGTAGTAATAATAAAAATACAAAGTATCAGAATACAGTATATGGATAATACTATTAAAGTAATTAAATATAATCCTAATATGTATGTAGATGAGTACAGAGCGTTTAGTGCTCTTGCAACCTTAAACGAAATAAAGGCATTAGAGGAAAAGTCTAATGGGAAAGTTATTGATGTAAACGATACGGATGTCTATGATAGTGTTGATCAACAGGCAGAATTCGCAGGTGGCTTAGAAAAGTTCAGAAATCTTTTCAATAATAATTTTGATAATTCATCTGTAATAAAAAATGAAGGTACATTTAAGACTACAGTTACTTTTATTATAGAAAGAGATGGTTCTATTTCCGATGTTAAAGCTTCTGGACCTGATTATGACTTTAACAGAGAATCCGAAAGAACAATTAAATCAATCCATGGTAAATGGAGTCCGGCAAAGATTAACGGATATCCTGTAAGATCTAGATTCAGATTCCCAGTAACAATAAATATATAA
- a CDS encoding YqaJ viral recombinase family protein: MIKYAVFDTEEAWLDFRAPYFTSSEATALLPEAKKKGEILSVGAKTYIRKCAASVLAPPPPPQYNQAMEHGKATEPFAVMALAKNLGKSIDDDDFIYTSTNGFVFFYDDEYNLGGTPDVIMKALKKSAEIKCPNSDTHLEHLTLKTPEDVKISLPKYYGQMQSNMYLTGTDECIFMSFDNRFYNDKLHEHYINIPKDDEYIENLLKKAKAAKTYKEEILKALNN, encoded by the coding sequence ATGATAAAGTACGCAGTTTTTGATACAGAAGAGGCATGGCTAGATTTTAGAGCGCCTTATTTCACATCTAGTGAAGCGACAGCACTATTACCAGAAGCAAAAAAGAAAGGCGAAATATTAAGCGTTGGTGCTAAAACCTATATAAGAAAATGTGCTGCATCTGTATTAGCGCCACCACCGCCACCGCAATACAATCAAGCAATGGAGCATGGTAAAGCTACCGAACCGTTTGCTGTGATGGCTTTAGCAAAAAACTTAGGTAAATCTATTGATGATGATGATTTTATCTATACCTCTACTAATGGTTTTGTTTTCTTCTATGATGATGAATACAACTTAGGGGGCACACCAGATGTAATCATGAAAGCTCTTAAAAAATCAGCCGAAATTAAATGTCCAAATTCAGATACACACCTTGAACATTTAACCTTGAAAACACCGGAAGACGTAAAAATCAGCTTACCTAAATATTACGGACAAATGCAAAGCAATATGTATTTAACCGGTACAGATGAATGCATTTTCATGAGTTTCGATAATCGTTTCTATAACGATAAACTGCATGAACACTACATCAATATTCCAAAAGATGATGAATACATAGAAAACTTACTTAAAAAGGCTAAAGCTGCCAAAACTTACAAAGAAGAAATATTAAAAGCATTAAATAATTAA
- a CDS encoding DUF3127 domain-containing protein translates to MELRGILLNKSEVKTFESGFSIQEFYLDCKRFNPNTGEPIENVLKFQTSRSVVLDTLSGLSKGQNVIVSFNPQGRVYDKKDGTGKGHAQNLDAWKIEIIQNNNTSGDHVGIDEDPDLPF, encoded by the coding sequence ATGGAACTAAGAGGAATTTTATTAAACAAAAGTGAAGTAAAAACATTTGAAAGCGGATTTAGCATACAGGAATTTTATTTAGACTGTAAAAGATTCAATCCGAATACAGGCGAACCGATAGAGAATGTTTTAAAGTTTCAGACTTCAAGGTCTGTAGTACTTGATACATTATCCGGATTATCGAAGGGGCAAAATGTTATTGTATCATTCAATCCACAGGGTAGAGTATACGATAAAAAAGATGGAACCGGAAAGGGGCATGCTCAGAATCTTGATGCATGGAAAATTGAGATAATCCAAAATAATAATACTTCTGGCGATCATGTTGGAATCGATGAAGATCCTGATTTACCATTCTAG
- a CDS encoding RNA-directed DNA polymerase encodes MKRIGNVYQEIISIENLIIADGKAQKGKSKNYGVLTHNKNKESNIMKLHTMLKDKTYRTSEYDIFKVYEPKEREVYRLPYFPDRITHHAIMNVLESVFVSVFTADTYSCIKGRGIHRASFAVRKALRNETETTYCLKLDIKKFYPNVDHDILKSLLRKKFKDKNLLWLLDEIIESAAGIPIGNYLSQYLANFYLTYFDHWIKEEKQVKYYFRYADDLVILSGSKEYLHQLLKEIESYLSEKLKLTVKDNWQVFPVKSRGIDFVGYKHFHSHTLLRKSIKKRFARMLKRNPRYQSIASYKGWLKHCNSKNLLKKLLNE; translated from the coding sequence ATGAAAAGAATAGGAAACGTTTATCAGGAAATAATAAGTATAGAAAACTTAATTATTGCCGATGGAAAGGCACAAAAAGGAAAATCTAAGAATTACGGTGTGCTTACCCATAATAAAAACAAAGAAAGTAATATTATGAAGCTTCATACAATGCTAAAGGATAAAACTTACAGAACATCGGAATATGATATTTTCAAAGTTTATGAGCCAAAAGAACGTGAAGTATACCGTTTGCCTTATTTCCCTGACAGGATTACTCATCATGCGATAATGAATGTTTTAGAGTCTGTTTTTGTTTCGGTATTTACTGCGGATACATACAGCTGCATAAAAGGTCGAGGAATACACAGAGCTTCATTTGCAGTCAGAAAAGCGTTGAGAAATGAAACTGAAACTACCTATTGCTTAAAGCTTGATATCAAGAAGTTTTACCCGAATGTGGATCATGATATTCTAAAATCACTACTACGAAAGAAATTTAAAGATAAAAACCTTTTGTGGCTGTTAGATGAAATTATTGAATCTGCTGCAGGAATTCCAATCGGAAATTATTTAAGTCAATACCTGGCTAATTTTTACTTAACCTACTTCGATCACTGGATTAAAGAGGAAAAGCAAGTAAAGTACTATTTCAGATATGCAGATGATCTGGTAATCCTTTCAGGAAGTAAAGAGTATTTGCATCAGCTTTTAAAAGAAATAGAATCCTATTTATCTGAAAAGTTAAAGTTAACAGTAAAAGATAACTGGCAGGTATTTCCTGTAAAAAGTAGAGGAATAGACTTCGTAGGATATAAGCATTTTCATAGTCATACTTTGCTTAGAAAGTCAATAAAGAAAAGATTTGCAAGAATGCTAAAGCGTAATCCTAGATATCAATCAATAGCATCATATAAAGGATGGTTAAAGCATTGTAATTCTAAAAACCTTTTAAAAAAGCTACTCAATGAATAA
- a CDS encoding ribbon-helix-helix protein, CopG family has protein sequence MAKKLLSIRVSDEVDALVKKIAEKRQSTQANVIEEAIRELAKKEKLK, from the coding sequence ATGGCTAAAAAACTGCTTTCTATACGTGTTTCTGATGAGGTTGATGCTCTGGTAAAAAAGATTGCTGAAAAAAGACAATCTACACAAGCCAATGTCATTGAAGAAGCAATTAGAGAACTGGCGAAGAAGGAAAAACTAAAATAA
- a CDS encoding YopX family protein — protein MREIIFRSWNEIDQCFYYFTQGLYFDSLEFNNEVDAFCFKWTNAEEFTGLFDKNGNKIFEGDLIALPYITPMGQITSEEDEDLRTHVIFENGEFALKNTPLSEWIEREEGEYIPNHGNKVIFKGFLGAVIGNIHESLTPNK, from the coding sequence ATGAGAGAAATAATATTTAGGAGTTGGAATGAAATAGACCAATGTTTCTACTACTTCACACAGGGGCTGTATTTTGACAGTTTAGAGTTTAATAATGAAGTAGACGCATTTTGTTTCAAATGGACTAATGCAGAAGAGTTCACCGGACTTTTTGACAAAAACGGAAACAAGATTTTCGAGGGGGATTTGATTGCACTACCATACATAACTCCAATGGGGCAAATAACCTCAGAAGAAGATGAAGACCTTAGAACACATGTAATATTTGAAAATGGTGAGTTTGCATTAAAAAACACTCCTTTATCTGAATGGATTGAAAGAGAAGAAGGTGAATATATACCTAATCATGGCAATAAGGTCATATTTAAAGGCTTCTTAGGCGCTGTAATCGGCAACATACACGAAAGTTTAACCCCAAACAAATAA
- a CDS encoding HNH endonuclease, with protein sequence MKLTKEQRNTLHQKYNGKCAYCGCDLPKKWHADHIEPIVRNWMDGTCEKPENENFENLNPACPSCNIQKNSYSLEQFRENIKEFVGSLNKYSTQYKFAKKYGLIEETEIEVKFYFEKL encoded by the coding sequence ATGAAACTAACCAAAGAACAGCGAAATACCCTTCATCAAAAATATAATGGTAAGTGCGCTTACTGTGGTTGTGATCTTCCTAAGAAATGGCATGCTGACCATATAGAGCCAATTGTACGCAATTGGATGGATGGCACTTGTGAAAAACCAGAGAATGAAAACTTTGAAAATTTAAATCCGGCATGTCCAAGCTGTAACATTCAAAAGAATTCTTACTCATTAGAACAATTTAGGGAGAACATAAAGGAGTTTGTCGGTTCGCTGAATAAATACTCCACTCAGTATAAGTTCGCTAAAAAATACGGACTTATTGAAGAAACAGAAATTGAAGTTAAATTTTATTTTGAGAAATTATGA
- a CDS encoding recombination protein NinG, which translates to MIEAKTIQKYKNKKLGALIEKAQEVVNAYVRKRDQINERCDFVCISCQKLKSKDQVNAGHYFSRGQYGSVRFDLDNINSQCIQCNLHLHGNLIPYRENLIKKIGQERFDQLEMMSKLKNFKHDRFVLIDIIERFKKY; encoded by the coding sequence ATGATCGAAGCAAAGACAATACAAAAGTATAAGAATAAAAAGCTTGGTGCTCTTATCGAAAAAGCGCAAGAAGTTGTGAACGCTTATGTCAGAAAAAGAGATCAGATAAACGAACGATGTGATTTTGTGTGTATTTCTTGTCAAAAGTTGAAATCAAAAGACCAGGTTAATGCCGGGCATTATTTTAGCCGAGGGCAATATGGGTCAGTTAGATTTGACTTAGATAATATCAACAGCCAGTGTATACAATGCAATCTACATTTACACGGCAACCTAATACCATACCGCGAAAATCTGATCAAAAAGATAGGTCAAGAACGGTTTGACCAGCTAGAAATGATGAGCAAATTAAAAAACTTCAAACACGACCGTTTCGTATTGATAGATATAATTGAACGGTTTAAAAAATATTAA
- a CDS encoding phosphoadenosine phosphosulfate reductase family protein, with translation MNLLTPTMNSIKTLSEKTDRVLLFHSAAGKDSIALLEMLSPHFKFIQCVFMYMVKDLDHINRYIKWAEKRYPNCQFIQTPHYAYYNLKKHGFYGAEQVGYSDWTLSKIADKVVEETGIEWQVYGFKMADSMNRRLMLRSYDDEITNEKTKKIYPLSLWKNKEVLAYIEKQRLIKPLQYSKLGNAKSQGTAIDDIGFLIWCKNNAPEDLKKIIAEFPDAERIIFEYEYKQSQTV, from the coding sequence ATGAACTTATTGACTCCTACAATGAACAGCATTAAAACCTTGTCTGAAAAAACAGACAGGGTTTTGCTGTTTCATTCTGCAGCTGGTAAAGATAGCATCGCATTACTCGAAATGCTTTCGCCTCATTTTAAGTTTATTCAGTGTGTATTTATGTATATGGTTAAAGACCTTGATCACATCAATAGGTACATCAAATGGGCAGAAAAACGCTACCCAAATTGTCAATTTATACAAACACCCCATTACGCATATTATAATCTCAAAAAACACGGTTTTTATGGTGCTGAGCAGGTAGGATATTCAGACTGGACCTTATCAAAGATTGCCGACAAGGTTGTTGAAGAAACCGGTATAGAGTGGCAGGTATACGGCTTTAAAATGGCTGATAGTATGAATCGTCGTTTAATGCTTCGTAGTTATGATGATGAAATCACAAATGAGAAAACAAAGAAGATATATCCGCTTTCTCTCTGGAAAAACAAAGAAGTTTTAGCATATATCGAAAAACAGAGGCTAATAAAGCCTTTACAATACTCAAAGCTGGGCAATGCTAAAAGCCAGGGTACAGCAATTGACGATATCGGCTTTCTAATTTGGTGTAAAAACAACGCTCCGGAAGACTTGAAGAAGATTATTGCTGAGTTTCCAGATGCTGAACGAATAATTTTTGAATATGAGTACAAACAAAGTCAAACAGTCTGA
- a CDS encoding ParB N-terminal domain-containing protein: protein MSTNKVKQSETRTILRSSFSFSDYNPRTISDDARKKLKANIKKNGIIGGLVVNEQTGNLVSGHQRISIADEVNKYDPETGKNDYEIKVEIINVDLKTEKELNIFFNSKSAQGEMDYTKLALMIPDIDIDIAGLDDVDMSFIEMEMPEPVEVDVPVFEPQAAKKEKFITQELDNSVSVPEASVSEMEREESEEKARQEKIDAVKKVKEQVKQGAIYEGDPYFTVSFDSYENKVFFLEQFGISADVKIIKGEELAEKINNM from the coding sequence ATGAGTACAAACAAAGTCAAACAGTCTGAAACAAGGACCATATTACGTAGTTCCTTTTCATTTAGTGACTATAACCCAAGGACTATATCCGATGATGCGAGAAAGAAGCTAAAGGCTAATATCAAGAAGAATGGCATCATAGGAGGATTAGTCGTTAATGAACAAACCGGAAATCTTGTATCTGGACATCAGAGAATAAGTATTGCTGATGAAGTAAATAAATACGACCCTGAAACAGGAAAGAACGATTATGAAATAAAAGTCGAAATAATTAATGTCGACCTGAAGACAGAGAAAGAACTAAATATTTTCTTCAACTCAAAAAGCGCACAGGGAGAAATGGATTATACAAAGCTCGCATTAATGATTCCGGATATAGATATTGACATTGCTGGACTTGATGATGTTGATATGTCTTTCATAGAAATGGAAATGCCGGAGCCTGTAGAAGTTGATGTTCCAGTGTTTGAACCACAAGCAGCTAAGAAGGAAAAGTTCATTACGCAAGAATTGGATAACTCTGTATCTGTTCCGGAAGCCAGTGTTTCAGAAATGGAAAGAGAGGAATCTGAAGAGAAAGCCAGACAGGAGAAAATAGATGCTGTAAAAAAGGTTAAAGAGCAGGTGAAACAAGGTGCTATATATGAGGGGGACCCGTATTTCACTGTTTCATTTGACTCCTATGAGAACAAAGTATTTTTCTTGGAACAATTCGGTATCAGCGCAGACGTAAAAATTATAAAAGGAGAAGAGCTTGCAGAAAAGATCAACAATATGTGA
- a CDS encoding phage terminase large subunit, giving the protein MQNPPKISIDYLRLKTIAFKKGIFDFITTHNGERHEKQEQALFILTDTETREFCYGGAAGGAKSWTGASWLLFMCLLYPNTKWFIGREELKRIRSSTLITFQKVCKEYKVPSNEWNYNGQDNYIQFKNGSRIDMLDLRHKPSDPLYERFGSLEYTGGWIEEGGEINFGAFDVLNTRIGRHLNKELGLAPKMFVTCNPKKNWMYSHFYKPYKEELLKPIQKFLQAFVQDNPFIDKLYIEQLQNTKDKAKKERLLNGNWEYDDNPYKLCIYDKILDLFRNDHLTKKPQKYITADVARFGSDLAVIGVWDDWELIEIHEFEISKTTEIQNCIKALQKKYSIPKSNCIADADGVGGGVVDNLDIIGFHNNGRPFDEDLGDEKDTPKYKNAQTQLLVYLAEKIVNKNLMFISAELSEEQKERIKEELDTIEQDPNYDVITLVNKATIKENIGRSPDYRDMILMRAYFDFNKPINNNLKRIASLI; this is encoded by the coding sequence ATGCAGAATCCTCCGAAAATATCGATTGATTATTTGCGTCTTAAAACAATTGCTTTTAAGAAAGGGATTTTTGATTTCATAACTACTCATAATGGGGAAAGACATGAAAAGCAAGAGCAGGCGTTATTTATTTTAACTGATACTGAAACTAGAGAGTTTTGTTATGGTGGAGCTGCAGGTGGAGCGAAATCATGGACCGGTGCATCCTGGCTTTTATTTATGTGCTTATTATACCCAAATACTAAATGGTTTATAGGTAGAGAAGAGTTAAAGCGTATCCGTAGTTCAACATTAATAACCTTTCAAAAGGTTTGCAAGGAATACAAAGTACCTTCAAATGAATGGAATTACAATGGACAAGATAACTATATACAATTTAAAAATGGTTCCCGAATTGATATGCTTGACCTCCGACATAAACCAAGTGACCCCTTATATGAAAGATTCGGTTCATTAGAATATACCGGAGGTTGGATCGAAGAAGGTGGAGAGATAAACTTTGGTGCATTTGATGTTTTAAATACCCGTATCGGAAGGCACTTGAACAAGGAACTAGGATTGGCTCCTAAAATGTTTGTCACTTGCAACCCGAAAAAGAATTGGATGTATTCTCACTTTTACAAGCCGTATAAAGAGGAATTACTAAAGCCAATACAGAAGTTTTTACAAGCATTCGTTCAGGATAATCCATTTATTGATAAGCTCTATATTGAACAGCTCCAGAATACTAAAGACAAAGCAAAGAAAGAGAGATTACTAAACGGCAACTGGGAATATGATGATAATCCATATAAGCTATGTATATACGACAAAATTCTTGACTTATTCCGGAATGATCACCTAACAAAAAAGCCTCAGAAGTATATAACAGCCGATGTTGCCCGATTCGGTTCCGACTTAGCTGTTATTGGTGTATGGGACGACTGGGAACTTATAGAGATTCATGAGTTTGAAATAAGTAAAACAACGGAAATACAGAATTGTATCAAGGCTTTACAAAAGAAGTATTCTATACCGAAGAGTAATTGTATTGCTGATGCCGACGGAGTAGGCGGTGGAGTAGTAGATAATCTTGATATCATAGGTTTCCACAACAATGGCAGGCCATTCGATGAAGATCTAGGCGATGAAAAAGATACTCCGAAATATAAAAATGCTCAGACTCAATTATTGGTATATCTGGCTGAGAAGATTGTTAATAAGAATCTAATGTTTATTTCTGCTGAATTATCGGAAGAGCAAAAGGAAAGAATAAAAGAGGAACTTGACACCATAGAGCAGGACCCGAATTATGACGTCATAACCTTAGTAAATAAAGCAACAATTAAAGAAAACATAGGAAGGTCTCCGGATTACCGAGACATGATATTAATGAGAGCATATTTTGACTTTAACAAACCAATAAACAATAACCTGAAGCGCATTGCTTCCCTAATATAA